A genome region from Deltaproteobacteria bacterium includes the following:
- a CDS encoding MerR family transcriptional regulator yields MDAYDSKTASSIVGVSLRQLQYWDERDFIRPSVKLADGRGTKRLYSFHDLICLKVIKDLAHHGFALQKIRRCLKPLKDNSAHTQRPAESLKYLTDGEELFVITNDRRKILDVMERQFVVSLGIGSLVRELDGRVKRVALDLGRKRLRKMADKRSGSA; encoded by the coding sequence ATGGACGCTTACGACAGTAAAACCGCCAGCAGCATCGTCGGCGTCAGCCTGCGCCAGCTGCAATATTGGGATGAGCGCGATTTCATCCGGCCGTCGGTGAAGTTGGCCGATGGACGCGGCACCAAGCGGCTCTATTCGTTTCACGATTTGATTTGTCTCAAAGTCATCAAAGATTTGGCACACCATGGCTTTGCGCTGCAAAAGATCCGGCGCTGCTTAAAGCCGCTCAAAGACAACTCGGCGCACACCCAGCGGCCCGCCGAGTCGCTGAAATATCTAACCGACGGCGAAGAGCTGTTCGTCATCACCAACGACCGGCGCAAGATTCTCGACGTCATGGAGCGCCAGTTCGTCGTCTCGTTGGGCATCGGCAGTCTGGTGCGCGAGCTCGACGGCCGAGTGAAACGGGTGGCGCTCGATTTGGGCCGCAAACGGTTACGTAAGATGGCCGACAAACGGAGCGGATCGGCATAA
- a CDS encoding N-acetylmuramoyl-L-alanine amidase, which translates to MIGYRVGIRMKVNAMPLAVGLCAVVLAAPGTLYAQTQKGDAPQSVEPEQRVAPAPANAPSDKARVTGVRFLSSPAYTRVMLDLSQEAKYEIRQLKEDAAKGVPPRIYIDIAGARLALTAKEAVPVEDGLLKQIRIGQYSADVVRVVLDMQSLRGHNAFILPDPYRLVVDLQGVQPAKTPAETKPIEVPVKKPAVKRGAASKEDKKPAPAAAAPSGIRKIVLDPGHGGKDPGAIGVGGSAEKDIVLAIAKKLAAKLQKELGVQVVLTRKSDRFVALENRTAIANAEDADLFISLHMNASVNGEAHGIETYYLDNTSDEAALRLAARENGTSRKNVSDLQFILSDMTQNMKLEDSISLAHRLQKSAVSGMAKPLGEVKDLGVKKALFYVLVGARMPSVLVEMGFVTHRNEGRIMSQASAQDVMVEALMRGIQEYAQAIMIARTL; encoded by the coding sequence ATGATCGGATATCGAGTGGGAATTAGAATGAAAGTAAATGCAATGCCGCTTGCCGTGGGATTGTGCGCCGTTGTGTTGGCCGCACCCGGAACGCTCTACGCTCAGACGCAGAAAGGCGATGCGCCGCAAAGCGTCGAGCCGGAGCAGCGCGTGGCGCCCGCGCCTGCCAATGCGCCAAGCGATAAGGCGCGGGTCACCGGCGTGCGTTTCCTATCGTCGCCGGCCTACACCCGGGTGATGTTGGATCTGTCCCAGGAAGCCAAGTACGAAATTCGCCAGTTGAAAGAGGACGCCGCTAAGGGAGTGCCGCCGCGCATTTACATCGATATCGCCGGAGCGCGCTTGGCGCTGACGGCGAAAGAAGCGGTGCCGGTGGAGGATGGTCTGCTCAAGCAAATTCGCATCGGCCAGTATAGCGCCGATGTGGTGCGCGTGGTGCTCGACATGCAGAGTCTGCGCGGCCACAACGCATTCATTCTGCCAGATCCCTATCGCTTGGTCGTCGACTTGCAGGGCGTGCAGCCGGCCAAGACGCCGGCGGAAACCAAGCCAATAGAAGTTCCGGTCAAGAAGCCGGCGGTGAAACGGGGCGCGGCGAGCAAGGAAGACAAGAAGCCGGCACCGGCTGCGGCGGCGCCGAGCGGCATTCGCAAGATCGTCTTGGATCCCGGCCACGGCGGCAAAGATCCCGGCGCCATCGGCGTCGGCGGCAGCGCGGAAAAAGATATCGTCTTGGCCATCGCAAAAAAATTGGCCGCCAAATTGCAAAAAGAGCTGGGCGTTCAAGTGGTCTTGACGCGTAAGAGCGACCGCTTCGTCGCGCTGGAAAACCGCACCGCTATTGCCAACGCCGAGGACGCCGATTTATTCATTTCACTGCATATGAACGCCAGCGTCAACGGCGAGGCCCACGGCATTGAAACCTATTATCTCGACAACACCAGCGACGAGGCCGCGCTACGGCTCGCCGCGCGGGAAAACGGCACGTCGCGGAAAAACGTTTCCGATTTGCAATTCATCTTGAGTGATATGACTCAGAACATGAAGCTCGAGGATTCGATTTCTTTGGCCCACCGGCTGCAAAAGTCGGCGGTCAGCGGCATGGCCAAGCCGCTCGGCGAGGTGAAAGACCTCGGAGTCAAAAAGGCCTTGTTCTACGTGCTCGTCGGCGCGCGCATGCCGAGTGTGTTAGTGGAAATGGGCTTTGTCACCCATCGTAACGAAGGCCGAATCATGAGCCAAGCGAGCGCCCAGGACGTTATGGTCGAAGCGCTCATGCGCGGCATTCAAGAGTACGCGCAAGCTATTATGATCGCCCGGACACTATGA
- the mutS gene encoding DNA mismatch repair protein MutS: MDPTKVTPMMQQYLQIKERYQDAILFFRLGDFYEMFFEDAHTASKILDIALTSRHKSDDGGVPLCGVPYHSVEPYIQKLLDAGHKVAVCEQVEDPALAKGVVKREVVRVITPGTVTAVEALDARGNNFLAAVSKGSEKFGLALTDITTGEFRFTEVADEPALLDELGRIRPSEILLGQRDARLSERLYKEYPWIHFSTVADELFSDSAGARVVDGSNGYPDGIHAASAILAYLEGNAPDSVKLLRDLEPYAVANYLVLDDATRLNLELVSNYQGERKGSLLALLDRTQTALGARRLRQWLLYPLLDERAIRERYDGVEELVESFSLRQDLRLGLEKIQDLERLAGRVLSGTASPKDLVAIKLTLSGVTALRASLQAVEGEVLSRARADLADLPEVTDLIERAIVDEPPFALKDGGYIRAGFDAELDEIRGIRAHAKDWMAQFEAGERKRTGIHTLKVRYNRVFGYYIEVTSSHLKSVPDDYLRKQTLANGERYITPELKEYEAKVLNAESLMEKLEAALLLRVRAQVAAHYPALKSIANAVAVLDVLVALAEVAEALRFIRPQIDATVGLTIREGRHPVVENAVGRGAFVANDCAIDPDEQQLILLTGPNMAGKSTYMRQVALIAILAQMGSFVPAAEARIGIVDRIFTRIGAADSLARGESTFMVEMKETANILHHATARSLILLDEVGRGTSTFDGISIAWAVAESLHDAPARPRTLFATHYHELTELCETKERIKNFNFAVKEWRGEIIFLRNLIAGAASHSYGIHVARLAGMPSGVIERAKEILSQLEGSQNGRAEGFSARSQISGEPPMQLGLFSAAENCLRDRLSNLDVNSLTPLDALNLLHQLSEQAKK; encoded by the coding sequence ATGGACCCGACCAAAGTCACGCCGATGATGCAGCAGTATTTGCAAATCAAGGAGCGCTACCAAGACGCCATCCTGTTTTTTCGTCTCGGCGATTTTTACGAAATGTTTTTCGAAGACGCCCACACGGCGTCGAAGATTCTCGACATCGCGCTGACCTCGCGCCACAAGAGCGACGACGGCGGCGTGCCGCTGTGCGGCGTGCCCTATCATTCCGTCGAGCCTTATATTCAAAAATTATTGGACGCCGGCCACAAGGTTGCGGTCTGCGAGCAGGTCGAAGATCCGGCGTTAGCCAAGGGCGTCGTCAAACGCGAAGTGGTGCGCGTGATCACACCGGGCACGGTGACCGCGGTGGAAGCGCTCGATGCGCGGGGCAACAATTTTCTCGCCGCGGTGTCCAAGGGTAGTGAAAAATTCGGCCTGGCGCTGACTGACATTACCACCGGCGAGTTTCGCTTTACTGAAGTCGCCGACGAGCCGGCGCTGCTCGATGAATTGGGGCGCATTCGCCCCAGCGAAATTTTGCTGGGCCAGCGAGATGCTCGCTTGAGCGAGCGGCTCTACAAAGAATATCCATGGATTCATTTTAGCACCGTGGCCGACGAGTTGTTTTCCGATTCGGCCGGCGCGCGGGTCGTTGACGGCTCCAACGGCTACCCCGACGGCATTCACGCGGCGTCGGCGATCCTTGCTTACTTAGAAGGCAACGCGCCCGATTCCGTCAAGCTGTTGCGCGATCTCGAACCCTACGCGGTGGCCAATTATTTAGTCTTGGACGACGCCACGCGGTTGAATTTGGAGTTGGTCAGCAACTATCAAGGTGAGCGCAAAGGCTCGCTTCTGGCGCTGCTCGATCGCACCCAGACCGCGCTGGGCGCGCGCCGCTTGCGCCAATGGTTATTGTACCCGTTGCTCGACGAGCGGGCGATTCGTGAGCGCTACGACGGCGTCGAAGAATTGGTCGAAAGTTTTTCCCTGCGCCAGGATTTACGCCTCGGTTTAGAAAAAATTCAAGATCTTGAACGGCTTGCCGGTCGAGTCTTGTCGGGCACGGCGTCGCCCAAGGATTTAGTCGCGATCAAGCTGACGTTAAGCGGCGTCACCGCCCTGCGCGCTTCGCTGCAGGCGGTGGAAGGGGAAGTGCTCAGCCGCGCCCGCGCCGATTTGGCCGATTTGCCGGAAGTGACTGACCTGATCGAGCGGGCGATTGTCGACGAGCCGCCCTTCGCACTCAAAGATGGCGGCTATATCCGCGCCGGCTTCGACGCCGAGTTGGACGAGATCCGCGGCATCCGCGCCCACGCCAAAGATTGGATGGCGCAGTTCGAAGCTGGCGAGCGCAAGCGCACCGGCATTCATACGCTCAAGGTGCGCTACAACCGAGTGTTCGGTTACTACATCGAGGTCACCAGTTCGCATTTGAAGTCGGTGCCCGACGACTATCTGCGCAAGCAGACACTGGCCAACGGCGAGCGCTACATCACTCCCGAACTCAAAGAGTACGAAGCCAAGGTGCTCAACGCCGAGAGCTTGATGGAAAAGTTGGAGGCGGCGTTGCTCCTGCGGGTGCGCGCCCAAGTGGCGGCGCATTATCCGGCGCTCAAATCCATCGCCAATGCCGTGGCCGTGCTCGATGTCTTGGTGGCCCTGGCGGAAGTCGCCGAAGCGTTGCGTTTCATCCGGCCGCAGATCGATGCCACTGTCGGCTTGACGATCCGCGAGGGGCGCCATCCGGTGGTGGAGAACGCGGTGGGGCGGGGCGCCTTCGTCGCCAACGATTGCGCGATCGATCCCGATGAACAACAGCTGATTCTCCTAACCGGGCCGAACATGGCCGGCAAGTCGACCTACATGCGTCAAGTCGCGTTGATCGCGATTCTTGCCCAGATGGGCAGCTTCGTGCCCGCGGCGGAAGCGCGCATCGGCATCGTCGATCGCATCTTTACACGCATCGGCGCCGCCGACTCCTTGGCCCGCGGCGAGTCGACATTCATGGTGGAGATGAAAGAGACCGCGAATATTTTGCACCACGCGACGGCGCGCAGTTTGATTCTGCTCGACGAAGTGGGACGCGGCACCAGCACCTTCGACGGTATTTCGATCGCCTGGGCGGTGGCCGAGTCGCTGCACGACGCGCCGGCCCGGCCGCGCACGTTGTTCGCGACCCATTATCACGAGCTGACCGAGCTTTGCGAAACCAAAGAGCGCATCAAAAATTTCAATTTTGCGGTGAAGGAATGGCGCGGCGAAATTATTTTTCTCCGCAACTTGATCGCCGGCGCGGCTAGCCACAGCTACGGCATTCACGTCGCGCGTTTGGCCGGCATGCCTTCGGGCGTGATCGAACGGGCCAAGGAAATTCTCAGCCAGTTGGAAGGCAGCCAAAACGGCCGCGCCGAAGGATTTAGCGCGCGCTCGCAAATAAGCGGCGAACCCCCCATGCAGTTGGGACTTTTCAGCGCGGCGGAAAATTGCCTGCGCGATCGATTGAGCAACCTCGACGTGAACAGCCTGACACCTTTGGATGCGCTCAATCTGCTGCATCAACTTAGCGAGCAGGCGAAAAAATGA
- a CDS encoding DUF72 domain-containing protein translates to MSFPANLLVGTSSWSSSDWLGSFYPPNLKPGQFIEAYSQKFSAVEIDSTYYSIPSPHVVANWREKTPPGFIFTAKIPGTITHQKVLKDCQQEFTTFLNNMSLLGDRLGPLLLQFPYFNRNVFPSRAPFEKLLVPFLKTLPKEFKFALEIRNKNWISWDFLELLRDHRVAFALVAQAWMPSIDTLAKALDLVTSDFTYVRFIGDRKAIEAKTQRWDKLIEDKTPEMSVWVRELKKITDKGVKTYAFFNNHYAGFSPGSVKQFEDLWEKN, encoded by the coding sequence ATGAGTTTTCCCGCGAACCTTTTGGTCGGCACTTCGAGTTGGTCGAGCAGCGACTGGCTTGGCAGCTTTTACCCGCCCAACTTGAAGCCGGGGCAATTCATCGAAGCCTACTCCCAAAAATTTTCCGCTGTCGAAATCGACTCGACCTACTACAGCATTCCGTCGCCGCATGTCGTCGCCAACTGGAGAGAAAAGACCCCGCCAGGTTTCATCTTCACGGCGAAAATACCGGGAACTATCACCCATCAGAAAGTGCTCAAGGACTGCCAACAGGAGTTCACGACGTTTTTGAATAATATGTCGCTCCTCGGCGACCGCCTCGGCCCATTGCTGCTGCAATTCCCCTATTTCAATCGCAACGTTTTTCCCTCCCGCGCGCCCTTCGAGAAGCTGCTTGTGCCGTTTCTAAAAACCCTGCCCAAGGAATTCAAATTCGCCTTGGAGATTCGCAACAAGAACTGGATCAGCTGGGACTTCCTCGAACTGTTGCGCGACCATCGAGTCGCCTTCGCTCTGGTCGCCCAAGCCTGGATGCCGTCCATCGATACCTTGGCGAAAGCCCTCGACCTGGTCACTAGCGATTTTACCTACGTGCGCTTCATCGGCGACCGCAAAGCGATCGAAGCGAAAACCCAGCGTTGGGACAAATTGATCGAAGATAAAACTCCGGAGATGTCGGTCTGGGTCAGGGAGCTAAAAAAGATCACCGATAAAGGTGTGAAGACTTATGCCTTCTTCAACAACCACTATGCCGGCTTTTCGCCAGGCTCGGTGAAACAGTTCGAAGACTTGTGGGAGAAAAACTGA